In one Brienomyrus brachyistius isolate T26 chromosome 7, BBRACH_0.4, whole genome shotgun sequence genomic region, the following are encoded:
- the LOC125746699 gene encoding general transcription factor 3C polypeptide 4-like isoform X2, with amino-acid sequence MAALSSVSAADGADPEPGTEADLGAEPSSGLILKRDPVIKLLNPVSGLEPLAWSEDHRLSVSCTSGVSVMDVVCDAKSYCPDLIIHRTAIPVLEQVCVLKVGPEKEVSEVKEKFATSKDRTVSQAVVLDRVMHPKEGALPPMQGIKYSCWSPVGCDNNSRCLLASLTLDNRLTVFSSSARLQWSPLVDLTETYGQMLWEKEFALPGAEPPVGPLGDLAEMRRRYRMQTPVCMEWSAVCCTQGPQAGGVGGTVLLAVLMENGDLVVWQFQLPFRGREQVVSCNTLQSGVPAPSALSWWEYEHGGRRMSGLIVGGSVGPVRILPVNLKAIKGYFTLRQPVELWQEVDQIPVRTIKCVSVPNPQQKCSCSLVLATRGPYLFWCLLQITKAGLNVHNSHVVGLHSTPIVSLAVSRHCEVSIVTCSLDGVVQKLRPVFAGAMVTFRQERLVLPEGVAGCWVRGVAVSPNSAYLALATTEGLTNGHHAVSYSHQVQLVALKSPETAATELLGSPIQNLFRQADLLDLSLQKAPSEARWRPSNEEKKVSVGDEEPAGDEEVSAESSATKPPEPESEGPMEAEVLSQMEEAELHVTREHMKKVLGEVYLNTNITENTSIPTRGLCGFLNSNPAYKDRDVTVLLGHLFKKMNKQTFPEYCSLCKEVLPFDHCKQAVCSNGHLWLRCALTYQACQSLKYRRCFLQDSVARRPLAEDPDWMKRILHSPCTFCDSPMG; translated from the exons ATGGCAGCGCTGAGCAGCGTTTCCGCGGCAGATGGTGCGGATCCCGAACCTGGGACCGAAGCAGACCTTGGTGCAGAACCCTCTTCCGGACTTATCCTTAAGAGGGATCCGGTCATCAAGCTTCTTAATCCGGTGAGTGGCTTGGAGCCGCTTGCCTGGTCCGAGGACCACAGACTGTCGGTATCCTGCACCAGTGGCGTTTCAGTAATGGACGTCGTGTGTGACGCTAAAAGCTACTGTCCCGATCTGATCATTCATCGGACTGCCATTCCCGTACTGGAACAAGTCTGTGTGCTAAAG GTGGGTCCAGAGAAGGAGGTGTCTGAAGTGAAGGAGAAGTTTGCCACCTCCAAGGACAGAACCGTGAGCCAGGCTGTGGTGCTTGACCGGGTGATGCATCCCAAAGAGGGGGCCTTGCCTCCGATGCAGGGCATTAAGTACTCCTGCTGGTCCCCAGTAGGTTGCGACAACAACAGCCGATGCCTTCTGGCCTCACTGACACTGGACAACCGGCTCACTGTTTTTAGCAGTTCTGCACGCCTGCAGTGGAGCCCCCTAGTGGATCTGACGGAGACATATGGACAGATGTTGTGGGAAAAGGAGTTTGCGCTGCCAGGCGCCGAGCCTCCGGTGGGGCCGCTGGGCGACCTGGCAGAAATGCGACGGCGTTACCGCATGCAGACACCCGTGTGCATGGAGTGGTCGGCCGTGTGCTGCACACAGGGGCCTCAGGCcggcggggtggggggcacagtgCTTCTGGCGGTGCTGATGGAAAACGGCGACCTGGTCGTTTGGCAGTTCCAGCTGCCCTTCCGAGGGCGTGAGCAGGTGGTCTCCTGCAACACCCTGCAGTCGGGTGTGCCGGCACCCAGCGCGCTCTCCTGGTGGGAGTACGAGCACGGCGGACGCCGCATGAGCGGACTCATTGTGGGTGGCTCGGTGGGGCCTGTCAGGATCCTGCCTGTCAATCTGAAGGCCATCAAAGGCTACTTCACCCTGCGGCAGCCCGTGGAACTCTGGCAGGAGGTCGACCAGATACCTGTGCGCACCATCAAGTGCGTCTCGGTGCCGAACCCGCAGCAGAAGTGCAGCTGCAGCCTGGTGCTGGCCACACGTGGCCCATACCTCTTCTGGTGCCTCCTGCAGATCACAAAGGCTGGCCTGAATGTGCACAACTCGCATGTGGTCGGCCTGCACTCCACACCCATCGTCTCCCTTGCCGTCAGCCGGCACTGCGAGGTGTCCATCGTCACCTGTTCGCTGGATGGTGTCGTTCAGAAACTCCGGCCCGTCTTTGCTGGTGCGATGGTAACCTTCCGACAGGAGCGGCTGGTCCTGCCCGAGGGCGTGGCAGGCTGCTGGGTGCGGGGGGTCGCCGTCAGCCCCAACAGTGCCTATCTGGCCTTGGCGACCACAGAGGGCTTGACCAATGGGCATCACGCAGTCAGCTACAGCCACCAGGTCCAGTTAGTTGCACTCAAGTCGCCAGAAACCGCGGCCACGGAGCTGCTGGGATCTCCCATCCAGAACCTTTTCCGGCAAGCGGACCTCCTGGACCTG TCGCTGCAGAAGGCCCCGTCGGAGGCACGCTGGCGGCCCTCGAATGAGGAGAAGAAGGTGTCCGTGGGCGACGAGGAGCCGGCTGGGGATGAAGAGGTGTCTGCGGAATCCTCTGCCACGAAGCCGCCCGAGCCGGAGAGCGAGGGACCTATGGAGGCAGAGGTCCTCTCCCAGAtggaggaggcggagctgcACGTGACACGGGAGCATATGAAGAAGGTGTTGGGGGAGGTGTACCTGAACACTAACATCACTGAGAACACCAGCATCCCTACCAGGGGCCTGTGCGGCTTCCTGAACAGCAACCCTGCCTACAAGGACCGGGATGTCACG GTCCTTCTCGGTCACCTCTTCAAGAAGATGAACAAGCAGACGTTTCCGGAATACTGCAGCCTCTGCAAAGAAGTGCTGCCCTTTGACCACTGCAAGCAGGCTGTGTGCAGCAATGGGCACCTGTGGCTCAG GTGTGCACTAACGTACCAGGCATGTCAGTCCCTTAAGTACAGACGTTGCTTCCTGCAGGACAGCGTGGCCAGACGCCCCTTAGCTGAAG ACCCCGACTGGATGAAGAGGATTCTCCACAGCCCCTGCACCTTCTGCGACTCCCCGATGGGCTAG
- the LOC125746699 gene encoding general transcription factor 3C polypeptide 4-like isoform X1 — protein MAALSSVSAADGADPEPGTEADLGAEPSSGLILKRDPVIKLLNPVSGLEPLAWSEDHRLSVSCTSGVSVMDVVCDAKSYCPDLIIHRTAIPVLEQVCVLKVGPEKEVSEVKEKFATSKDRTVSQAVVLDRVMHPKEGALPPMQGIKYSCWSPVGCDNNSRCLLASLTLDNRLTVFSSSARLQWSPLVDLTETYGQMLWEKEFALPGAEPPVGPLGDLAEMRRRYRMQTPVCMEWSAVCCTQGPQAGGVGGTVLLAVLMENGDLVVWQFQLPFRGREQVVSCNTLQSGVPAPSALSWWEYEHGGRRMSGLIVGGSVGPVRILPVNLKAIKGYFTLRQPVELWQEVDQIPVRTIKCVSVPNPQQKCSCSLVLATRGPYLFWCLLQITKAGLNVHNSHVVGLHSTPIVSLAVSRHCEVSIVTCSLDGVVQKLRPVFAGAMVTFRQERLVLPEGVAGCWVRGVAVSPNSAYLALATTEGLTNGHHAVSYSHQVQLVALKSPETAATELLGSPIQNLFRQADLLDLVRWKVLRDKSIPVGLQEEIDSRLSGGGATVAYLWRFRLFLYRVLFQSLQKAPSEARWRPSNEEKKVSVGDEEPAGDEEVSAESSATKPPEPESEGPMEAEVLSQMEEAELHVTREHMKKVLGEVYLNTNITENTSIPTRGLCGFLNSNPAYKDRDVTVLLGHLFKKMNKQTFPEYCSLCKEVLPFDHCKQAVCSNGHLWLRCALTYQACQSLKYRRCFLQDSVARRPLAEDPDWMKRILHSPCTFCDSPMG, from the exons ATGGCAGCGCTGAGCAGCGTTTCCGCGGCAGATGGTGCGGATCCCGAACCTGGGACCGAAGCAGACCTTGGTGCAGAACCCTCTTCCGGACTTATCCTTAAGAGGGATCCGGTCATCAAGCTTCTTAATCCGGTGAGTGGCTTGGAGCCGCTTGCCTGGTCCGAGGACCACAGACTGTCGGTATCCTGCACCAGTGGCGTTTCAGTAATGGACGTCGTGTGTGACGCTAAAAGCTACTGTCCCGATCTGATCATTCATCGGACTGCCATTCCCGTACTGGAACAAGTCTGTGTGCTAAAG GTGGGTCCAGAGAAGGAGGTGTCTGAAGTGAAGGAGAAGTTTGCCACCTCCAAGGACAGAACCGTGAGCCAGGCTGTGGTGCTTGACCGGGTGATGCATCCCAAAGAGGGGGCCTTGCCTCCGATGCAGGGCATTAAGTACTCCTGCTGGTCCCCAGTAGGTTGCGACAACAACAGCCGATGCCTTCTGGCCTCACTGACACTGGACAACCGGCTCACTGTTTTTAGCAGTTCTGCACGCCTGCAGTGGAGCCCCCTAGTGGATCTGACGGAGACATATGGACAGATGTTGTGGGAAAAGGAGTTTGCGCTGCCAGGCGCCGAGCCTCCGGTGGGGCCGCTGGGCGACCTGGCAGAAATGCGACGGCGTTACCGCATGCAGACACCCGTGTGCATGGAGTGGTCGGCCGTGTGCTGCACACAGGGGCCTCAGGCcggcggggtggggggcacagtgCTTCTGGCGGTGCTGATGGAAAACGGCGACCTGGTCGTTTGGCAGTTCCAGCTGCCCTTCCGAGGGCGTGAGCAGGTGGTCTCCTGCAACACCCTGCAGTCGGGTGTGCCGGCACCCAGCGCGCTCTCCTGGTGGGAGTACGAGCACGGCGGACGCCGCATGAGCGGACTCATTGTGGGTGGCTCGGTGGGGCCTGTCAGGATCCTGCCTGTCAATCTGAAGGCCATCAAAGGCTACTTCACCCTGCGGCAGCCCGTGGAACTCTGGCAGGAGGTCGACCAGATACCTGTGCGCACCATCAAGTGCGTCTCGGTGCCGAACCCGCAGCAGAAGTGCAGCTGCAGCCTGGTGCTGGCCACACGTGGCCCATACCTCTTCTGGTGCCTCCTGCAGATCACAAAGGCTGGCCTGAATGTGCACAACTCGCATGTGGTCGGCCTGCACTCCACACCCATCGTCTCCCTTGCCGTCAGCCGGCACTGCGAGGTGTCCATCGTCACCTGTTCGCTGGATGGTGTCGTTCAGAAACTCCGGCCCGTCTTTGCTGGTGCGATGGTAACCTTCCGACAGGAGCGGCTGGTCCTGCCCGAGGGCGTGGCAGGCTGCTGGGTGCGGGGGGTCGCCGTCAGCCCCAACAGTGCCTATCTGGCCTTGGCGACCACAGAGGGCTTGACCAATGGGCATCACGCAGTCAGCTACAGCCACCAGGTCCAGTTAGTTGCACTCAAGTCGCCAGAAACCGCGGCCACGGAGCTGCTGGGATCTCCCATCCAGAACCTTTTCCGGCAAGCGGACCTCCTGGACCTGGTACGCTGGAAGGTTCTGCGCGACAAGAGCATCCCTGTGGGGCTACAGGAGGAGATAGACAGCAGGTTGAGTGGCGGAGGAGCAACTGTTGCCTACTTGTGGCGTTTCCGGCTCTTCCTGTATCGTGTGCTTTTCCAGTCGCTGCAGAAGGCCCCGTCGGAGGCACGCTGGCGGCCCTCGAATGAGGAGAAGAAGGTGTCCGTGGGCGACGAGGAGCCGGCTGGGGATGAAGAGGTGTCTGCGGAATCCTCTGCCACGAAGCCGCCCGAGCCGGAGAGCGAGGGACCTATGGAGGCAGAGGTCCTCTCCCAGAtggaggaggcggagctgcACGTGACACGGGAGCATATGAAGAAGGTGTTGGGGGAGGTGTACCTGAACACTAACATCACTGAGAACACCAGCATCCCTACCAGGGGCCTGTGCGGCTTCCTGAACAGCAACCCTGCCTACAAGGACCGGGATGTCACG GTCCTTCTCGGTCACCTCTTCAAGAAGATGAACAAGCAGACGTTTCCGGAATACTGCAGCCTCTGCAAAGAAGTGCTGCCCTTTGACCACTGCAAGCAGGCTGTGTGCAGCAATGGGCACCTGTGGCTCAG GTGTGCACTAACGTACCAGGCATGTCAGTCCCTTAAGTACAGACGTTGCTTCCTGCAGGACAGCGTGGCCAGACGCCCCTTAGCTGAAG ACCCCGACTGGATGAAGAGGATTCTCCACAGCCCCTGCACCTTCTGCGACTCCCCGATGGGCTAG